The Diabrotica virgifera virgifera chromosome 10, PGI_DIABVI_V3a genome has a window encoding:
- the LOC126893301 gene encoding uncharacterized protein LOC126893301, whose amino-acid sequence MKRAAKITTFFKKLKTTSDSSNGETEGAKRDGEDKPESLTIIRDEVEVGQHEQSSLAVSQNLNFEVEVFGDPLALDSHSKSSGPTNSSSESRPTINSEGKVKELSSNPNSTRTSNGRPLDVLHGL is encoded by the exons ATGAAACGAGCTGCCAAAATTACAACGTTCTTCAAAAAGTTGAAGACAACGTCAG ATAGCAGTAATGGTGAGACTGAGGGTGCAAAACGAGACGGTGAAGATAAACCCGAATCACTTACAATAATTCGAGATGAAGTGGAAGTGGGACAACATGAGCAAAGCTCGCTTGCTGTGTCACAAAACCTAAACTTCGAAGTGGAAGTTTTCG GAGATCCTCTGGCCTTGGATTCACACTCAAAAAGCAGTGGACCTACCAACTCCTCAAGCGAATCCAGACCTACAATTAACTCTGAAGGTAAAGTGAAAGAGCTCTCTTcaaaccctaatagcacaaggacgtccaatggacgtccattggacgtccttcacggactttag